A single genomic interval of Chitinophaga sp. 180180018-3 harbors:
- the kduI gene encoding 5-dehydro-4-deoxy-D-glucuronate isomerase, whose translation MATFESRYASSPAEVKQMDTAGLRRAFLIDRIFEADHIHWTHTHYDRYLTGGAMPVKGPVELETIDLLKAGYFLERRELGMINVGGDGIVEVDGEQFELAYKEALYIGKGKQKVVFHSRNAQTPAKFYLNSTPAHHTYPTRRVSEKDAEVVTLGTLETSNHRTINKLLVNSVLETCQLQMGMTELQAGSVWNTMPAHTHDRRMEVYFYFEVPEAQSVCHFMGQPQETRHIWMQNEQAVISPPWSVHSGAGTSNYTFIWGMAGENLDYGDMDHCKITDLR comes from the coding sequence ATGGCCACATTCGAATCAAGATATGCCAGCAGTCCTGCTGAAGTGAAACAAATGGATACTGCCGGGTTAAGGCGGGCTTTTTTAATCGACCGGATATTTGAAGCAGATCATATTCACTGGACGCATACTCACTACGACCGTTATCTTACCGGTGGCGCTATGCCAGTGAAAGGTCCGGTGGAGCTGGAAACAATAGACCTGCTGAAAGCCGGCTACTTCCTGGAGCGCAGGGAACTGGGAATGATCAATGTAGGAGGAGATGGGATAGTGGAAGTAGATGGAGAGCAATTTGAACTTGCATATAAAGAAGCACTGTACATCGGTAAGGGGAAACAGAAGGTGGTATTTCATAGCAGGAATGCGCAAACACCGGCCAAATTTTATCTGAATTCCACGCCTGCACATCATACCTATCCCACGCGCAGGGTGTCTGAAAAAGACGCAGAAGTGGTAACGCTGGGGACGCTGGAAACATCCAATCACCGTACGATTAACAAGTTGCTGGTAAACAGCGTGCTGGAAACCTGCCAACTGCAGATGGGAATGACAGAACTACAGGCAGGCAGTGTATGGAACACGATGCCCGCGCATACGCACGACAGAAGAATGGAGGTGTATTTTTATTTCGAAGTACCGGAAGCACAATCAGTTTGCCACTTTATGGGACAGCCGCAGGAAACACGCCATATCTGGATGCAGAATGAACAGGCAGTGATTTCTCCGCCCTGGTCGGTACATTCCGGAGCAGGTACCAGTAACTATACTTTTATCTGGGGAATGGCGGGAGAAAACCTGGACTATGGTGATATGGATCATTGCAAGATCACCGATTTACGTTAA
- a CDS encoding SDR family NAD(P)-dependent oxidoreductase has product MELFQLSGKTALVTGCKRGIGKAMAVALASAGADIIGVSASLELNGSEVEKEVKALGRNFKAYQCDFSNREALYSFIRQLEQEVPVVDILVNNAGTILRKPAAEHPDEYWDNVINTNLNAQFIMTREIGKGMIARGSGKIIFTASLLTFQGGINVPGYAASKGAVGSLVKAFANEWASKGVNVNAIAPGYIATDNTAALRADQQRSTSILDRIPAARWGEPADFAGPVIFLASKAADYVHGTILTVDGGWMGR; this is encoded by the coding sequence ATGGAATTATTTCAATTAAGTGGTAAAACAGCCCTGGTAACGGGTTGTAAAAGGGGAATAGGAAAAGCAATGGCCGTAGCGCTGGCATCGGCCGGTGCGGACATCATTGGGGTATCGGCATCGCTGGAACTGAATGGGAGTGAGGTAGAGAAAGAAGTAAAGGCGCTGGGCCGCAATTTTAAAGCGTACCAGTGCGACTTCTCCAACAGGGAGGCGCTATATAGCTTTATCCGGCAACTGGAGCAGGAGGTACCGGTAGTGGATATACTCGTGAATAATGCAGGAACCATACTCAGGAAGCCGGCAGCAGAGCATCCGGATGAATATTGGGACAACGTGATCAATACCAACCTCAATGCTCAATTTATCATGACCCGGGAGATCGGCAAAGGAATGATTGCGCGTGGATCCGGAAAGATTATCTTTACAGCATCCCTGCTCACTTTCCAGGGAGGAATCAATGTTCCCGGATATGCTGCCAGCAAAGGAGCCGTAGGCTCGCTGGTGAAAGCATTTGCGAATGAATGGGCATCAAAAGGAGTGAATGTCAACGCGATTGCGCCGGGATATATCGCCACGGATAATACAGCGGCGTTGAGAGCCGATCAACAGCGCAGCACTTCTATTCTGGATCGCATTCCGGCGGCGCGCTGGGGCGAGCCTGCCGACTTTGCAGGGCCTGTGATCTTCCTCGCTTCCAAAGCAGCGGATTATGTACATGGAACCATACTGACCGTGGATGGTGGCTGGATGGGAAGATAA
- a CDS encoding heparinase II/III family protein, producing MYIKHALAAFLLMFMITCTCLAQEQGQKRNYLYNEYQRNGGSAAFADILSWRRQRLQGIAEKMKALPGESRNMLLKDADKAMQFSWPSLPATLYLQFRDNGNRVNFENAQFERRRVLASLVAGELAGGNGKYMPQIVNGLWLILEESTWVLPAHVGVQKAGTDLPDPEEPVVDLFAGETAATLSWAQFLLHDKLDKLSPMVNKRISYELQHRIVTPFLQRRDFWWMGWGGRSVNNWNIWINTNVLITALLSVNDADIRNKVIEKTIQSADNFVNGYPNDGGCDEGPSYWGHAGGKLIEFVDLLNSASGRRLSWGNNELIHSIGAYIYKMHVDSSRFVNFADASAITIPPPHTVYLYGKAFKDPLLTNFSAYLWRLENPDPTHIKAPSLAFFIYNLECRDDMLNAKAAAPYAAENWLPDLQVLSLRSKAGQPQGLFFAAQGGHNAESHNHNDVGNFVLYMDGKPALIDVGVGTYTKQTFSADRYKLWYMQSQWHNCPTINGVQQQDGRRFQANNVQYGRNKLSMDIAAAYPEAAMVQQWKRTFTFSPAATTLTLQEEYQLKEWKTPFLLHFVTCLPADNSTPGKVVLQGPAANMELSYDPALFEVVVERQEVNDGRLSPVWGDHVTRVSLKARTQALSGNHKLIFTMKRR from the coding sequence TGTTGATGTTTATGATAACATGTACCTGTTTAGCCCAGGAGCAGGGACAGAAAAGAAATTACCTGTACAATGAGTACCAGCGGAATGGGGGGAGCGCGGCATTCGCGGATATACTCAGCTGGCGCCGGCAGCGTCTGCAGGGCATAGCGGAGAAGATGAAAGCGCTGCCCGGGGAGAGCCGGAATATGTTGCTGAAGGATGCCGACAAGGCGATGCAGTTCAGCTGGCCTTCTTTGCCGGCTACGCTTTACCTGCAATTCCGTGATAACGGGAACCGGGTGAATTTTGAGAATGCCCAGTTCGAACGGCGGCGGGTATTGGCCTCGCTGGTAGCGGGAGAGCTGGCTGGCGGCAACGGAAAATATATGCCGCAGATAGTGAATGGGTTATGGTTGATACTGGAAGAGAGTACCTGGGTGTTACCGGCTCATGTGGGGGTTCAGAAAGCCGGCACAGACCTGCCAGATCCTGAAGAACCGGTGGTGGATCTTTTCGCAGGGGAAACGGCTGCTACGCTCAGCTGGGCGCAGTTTCTGCTACACGACAAGCTGGATAAACTTTCCCCGATGGTCAACAAACGGATCAGTTACGAACTGCAACACCGCATTGTAACTCCCTTCCTGCAGCGCCGGGATTTCTGGTGGATGGGCTGGGGAGGCCGCAGTGTGAATAACTGGAATATCTGGATCAATACGAATGTGCTTATTACTGCATTGCTGAGCGTAAATGATGCGGATATACGAAATAAAGTAATCGAGAAAACAATACAGAGCGCCGACAATTTTGTGAATGGTTATCCCAACGATGGCGGCTGCGATGAAGGCCCCAGCTACTGGGGGCATGCCGGAGGAAAACTGATAGAGTTTGTTGACCTGCTGAACAGCGCTTCCGGCCGGCGGCTCAGCTGGGGGAACAATGAGCTGATACATAGCATCGGCGCTTATATTTACAAAATGCATGTCGACAGCAGCCGGTTCGTGAACTTTGCCGATGCGTCCGCGATTACCATCCCGCCACCACATACGGTGTACCTTTATGGTAAAGCATTTAAAGATCCGCTGCTGACAAACTTCTCCGCTTATCTATGGCGATTGGAGAATCCTGATCCTACTCATATAAAAGCACCGTCGCTGGCATTTTTTATTTACAACCTCGAATGCCGTGATGATATGCTGAATGCAAAGGCAGCAGCTCCTTATGCAGCCGAGAACTGGCTGCCGGATCTGCAGGTATTATCGCTTCGTTCCAAAGCAGGTCAGCCACAGGGGCTGTTTTTTGCCGCGCAGGGTGGTCATAATGCAGAAAGTCACAATCACAACGATGTAGGAAATTTTGTGCTGTATATGGATGGTAAGCCGGCATTGATTGATGTGGGTGTAGGCACGTATACCAAACAAACATTCAGTGCCGACCGGTACAAGCTCTGGTATATGCAATCGCAGTGGCACAACTGTCCTACTATCAATGGAGTGCAGCAACAGGATGGCCGCCGCTTTCAGGCAAATAATGTACAGTACGGCAGGAATAAACTAAGCATGGATATAGCTGCCGCTTATCCGGAAGCAGCCATGGTACAGCAATGGAAACGAACCTTTACATTTAGTCCTGCTGCTACTACACTTACCTTACAGGAAGAATACCAGCTGAAGGAATGGAAAACCCCGTTCCTGCTGCATTTTGTGACCTGCCTGCCGGCGGACAATAGTACGCCCGGTAAAGTAGTGCTGCAGGGACCCGCTGCTAATATGGAGCTGAGTTATGATCCGGCTTTGTTTGAAGTGGTGGTGGAACGACAGGAAGTAAACGATGGCCGGCTGAGCCCTGTATGGGGCGATCATGTGACGCGGGTTAGTCTGAAAGCCCGTACCCAGGCCTTGTCGGGCAATCATAAGCTGATTTTTACGATGAAGCGCCGGTAG
- a CDS encoding DUF4861 family protein codes for MIKHFLAGSLLGLFLLHAGLPAKANGPFTGKHTAVAANDFSAGTVLGQMEKVASWQWRYIRERGWNHAPTDWTNGAMYAGMMSLAKVTSNPFFINRLVQVGKENDWNTGPDRFFADEYCVGQLYAQLNTVFKDPVMTDRFRKLADSIAAQPHSESLEWKNGIHHREWAWCDALFMGPPALAYLSTSTGDARYLETADKLWWKTTDYLYNKQDSLYYRDGSYIGKKEKNGANVYWSRGNGWVMGGLVRVMENMPQGYAGKARFVELYKQMAYKIAALQTPDGTWHASLLDPASYPAKETSGTGFYVYALMWGVNNGLLPEKEFLPVIQKGWEALTGCVHPNGKLGFVQEIGAAPGKTTTDDTEVYGVGAFLLAGSEMIKYDLHKHTVPAVIISNNTGISREEEVIEIPYAQFAGRFGKQLKKAFKVIDVVKGTEIPYQVTYEGTKEPKKILLQVTLPAASAIRAGVEEGTPAPVKTQAYGRYVPERKDDYAWENNRMAYRMYGKALEQVPKEMAYGIDVWAKRTTEMVIDTWYKLDNYHHDNGQGLDFYSVGLTLGAGDTAPYGKDTIYYPKNYRQWKTLDNGPLRTSFALTYDSWQVGNIAVAVTKTITLDAGSQLNRMDMEYKFKGSTLPVVTGIVKRKEPGAVLLDEKNGVMGYWEPMHGEDGTIGTACVFPDEASGLQTNRVHLLRESIADNGKPYTYYFGAAWSKGGHIPSAEAWFSYLENFSQKIRQPLTITIQ; via the coding sequence ATGATAAAACATTTTCTCGCAGGAAGCTTGCTGGGCTTGTTTCTCCTGCATGCCGGTCTTCCGGCGAAAGCCAACGGACCGTTTACAGGGAAGCATACAGCAGTAGCTGCGAACGACTTCAGCGCAGGAACCGTGCTGGGGCAGATGGAAAAAGTGGCGTCCTGGCAATGGCGTTATATCAGGGAAAGAGGCTGGAATCATGCACCTACCGACTGGACAAATGGTGCGATGTATGCCGGGATGATGTCGCTCGCTAAAGTAACCAGTAATCCGTTTTTCATCAATCGTCTGGTACAGGTAGGAAAAGAGAACGACTGGAATACGGGGCCCGACCGGTTTTTCGCCGATGAATATTGTGTTGGTCAATTGTATGCGCAGCTCAACACGGTGTTCAAAGATCCGGTGATGACGGACAGGTTCCGCAAACTGGCAGATAGTATTGCAGCACAGCCGCATAGCGAATCTCTGGAATGGAAGAACGGTATTCATCACCGGGAGTGGGCGTGGTGCGATGCCTTATTCATGGGCCCTCCTGCATTGGCCTACCTGAGCACATCCACAGGTGATGCCCGCTATCTGGAAACAGCGGATAAACTCTGGTGGAAAACCACCGATTACCTGTACAATAAGCAGGATAGTCTGTATTACCGTGATGGCAGTTATATAGGGAAGAAAGAAAAGAATGGCGCCAACGTATACTGGAGCAGGGGAAATGGCTGGGTAATGGGCGGTCTGGTGCGTGTAATGGAGAACATGCCGCAGGGATATGCCGGAAAGGCCCGTTTCGTGGAATTGTATAAACAGATGGCATACAAGATAGCAGCGTTGCAAACGCCAGATGGCACCTGGCATGCAAGTTTATTGGATCCTGCCAGCTATCCGGCGAAAGAAACAAGCGGCACCGGTTTCTACGTATATGCGTTGATGTGGGGAGTGAATAATGGCCTGCTGCCGGAGAAAGAGTTTCTGCCGGTAATACAGAAAGGATGGGAAGCGCTCACCGGTTGTGTGCACCCTAACGGGAAACTGGGCTTTGTACAGGAAATAGGCGCAGCCCCGGGAAAAACTACAACCGATGATACAGAGGTATATGGCGTAGGTGCGTTCCTGTTAGCCGGATCGGAGATGATCAAATACGACTTGCACAAACATACTGTACCAGCTGTAATCATTTCCAACAATACAGGTATCAGCAGAGAGGAAGAAGTGATAGAAATCCCCTATGCACAGTTTGCCGGCAGATTTGGTAAACAACTGAAGAAAGCATTTAAGGTGATAGATGTGGTAAAAGGCACAGAAATTCCCTACCAGGTTACCTATGAAGGAACTAAGGAGCCGAAGAAGATATTATTGCAGGTGACGTTACCGGCAGCATCTGCCATCAGAGCGGGAGTGGAAGAAGGTACTCCTGCACCGGTAAAAACGCAGGCATACGGCCGTTATGTGCCCGAACGTAAAGATGATTATGCCTGGGAAAATAACAGGATGGCTTACCGGATGTACGGAAAGGCATTGGAGCAGGTGCCGAAGGAAATGGCCTATGGCATTGATGTATGGGCGAAGCGCACCACAGAGATGGTGATAGATACCTGGTATAAACTGGATAATTACCATCACGATAATGGCCAGGGCCTTGATTTCTATAGCGTAGGACTGACGCTGGGAGCAGGGGATACGGCTCCTTATGGGAAGGATACTATTTATTATCCAAAGAACTACCGCCAGTGGAAAACGCTCGACAATGGCCCGCTGCGTACATCTTTCGCGTTGACATACGATAGCTGGCAGGTGGGTAATATAGCCGTTGCCGTTACCAAAACCATTACACTGGATGCAGGCTCTCAGCTGAACCGGATGGATATGGAGTATAAATTCAAAGGCAGTACGCTGCCGGTAGTAACGGGAATCGTTAAACGAAAAGAACCCGGTGCGGTATTACTGGATGAAAAAAATGGTGTAATGGGATATTGGGAGCCGATGCATGGAGAAGACGGAACCATTGGAACAGCCTGTGTTTTCCCGGATGAAGCCTCAGGTCTTCAGACAAACCGGGTACATTTACTGAGGGAAAGTATTGCTGATAACGGGAAGCCATATACGTATTATTTCGGTGCAGCCTGGAGTAAAGGCGGGCATATCCCATCGGCGGAGGCCTGGTTCAGCTATCTGGAAAATTTCTCGCAAAAAATCAGACAACCGTTAACAATCACTATTCAATAA